One Glandiceps talaboti chromosome 2, keGlaTala1.1, whole genome shotgun sequence genomic region harbors:
- the LOC144453390 gene encoding glycoprotein hormone beta-5-like, producing MSSQKPSTIILMSLLVLAVGFTLATQSIVTCDIKGYTKYVAVKPGCKQQRLTISACYGMCQSFEVPRLDAPFKRSNHSLCQYDLSEWVSVELDDCQPGVNRTFVFLEARRCSCRACTSTNTYCGYA from the exons ATGAGTTCGCAGAAGCCGTCAACGATTATACTCATGTCCCTATTGGTCTTGGCCGTTGGATTCACACTAGCAACACAGAGCATCGTAACATGCGATATAAAAGGATATACGAAATATGTCGCCGTCAAACCAGGATGCAAACAACAGCGTTTAACTATAAGTGCATGTTATGGAATGTGTCAATCTTTTGAG GTACCGCGTTTGGATGCTCCTTTCAAGCGTTCCAACCACTCCTTGTGTCAATACGACTTAAGCGAATGGGTAAGCGTTGAACTAGATGATTGTCAACCAGGTGTAAATAGAACGTTTGTTTTTCTGGAGGCAAGAAGATGTTCCTGTAGAGCTTGTACCAGTACAAACACTTACTGTGGTTACGCCTAA